In Acidisarcina polymorpha, the DNA window CCCGTTGGGGTGAGACACCGGAGGAGTGCGGGCTGCTCCATGCAGAAGCGAGAGACCGACTCAACCTTCTTATCCTATCGGACGCTGGATCATAGGTCAAGCTGGCGGAGACTCTGGCATCCCAATCGCGAAATGCTTGTGGGGTCGACACGCTCACCTCGGGTGTCGCAATCACGCAGGGCCAGGAAGAGAAATCAGGCAGCGGATACACCTCTTCGCCGCGCCCCAGGCCAAGCACCGAGCCGCCAATGAGGAAGAGAGGAACATCCGAGCCGATCTCCGCCGCCAGCTCGAGACGATCCGGCCCGGGAAGCTGCAGCCCCAGCTCCCGCTCCAGGCCGATCAAGGCGGCAGCCGCGTTCGCCGAACCAGCGCCAAGGCCGCCCTGCACCGGAAGCCGCTTATTGATGGCAATGTGGACCTCCGCGGCGATGCCAAGTCGCGCCAGCGCCTTGTCCACCATCCGCCAGGCAGTGTTGCGTGAGTCGGCAGGAACTCCAACATGGTTACAAGCCAGACTGATCCTCGAATTCGTCTCGCCCGGATGCAGCCTGGCATCCACCGTCACCAGATCATGCAGTTCGAGCGTCTGGTAGAGCGTCGCCAGCCCATGAAAACCATCCGGACGAGTAGGGCCGATGGCCAGACCGAGATTGATTTTGGAGTAGGAGCGAATGCTCGTAGACATGGAGATTTGATTGTAAATAGCGGCCAGCAAGGAAAGCAGCGTAGTCATGGCAGTAAACCGAGGTAAAATCCCTGCAACGATGCCGTCAGAATTCACCGCCAAAGGACTCTTGTGGACCTCTCTGCTGGCTGCCTCCCCTCTGTTGAAAGCCGAGGCGCCTCCGGCGAACTACCTCAGCGAACAACCCGCCCAGACCCAGCACGCCATGGTCGTCAGCATCCACCACCTCGCCGCTGATGCGGGCGTCGAGATCCTTCGCCAAGGCGGCAACGCCGTCGACGCAGCAGTGGCAACCGGCTTTGCCCTTGCCGTGGTCCATCCGGCAGCAGGCAACATCGGCGGCGGCGGCTTTATGCTGATTCGTCTGCATAACGGCAAGTCGACCTTCATCGACTATCGCGAAAAGGCCCCGCTGGCGGCAACCGCCAATATGTACCTCGACGCCAAAGGCAACGTCATCCCCGACGCCAGCACGATCGGATACAAGGCCATCGGCGTTCCCGGCTCGGTCGCCGGCATGGCGTACGCGGAGAAGAAATATGGCCGGCTCGACCTTAAGAGGGTCATGCAGCCCGCACTCCGCTTGGCGCGCGATGGATTCGTCTTGAGTACTGAAGAAGCTGCGGAGCTTCACGAGCAGGACCTTGCCCGCTTTCCGGAGTCGAGGCGGATCTTTCAACGCGACGGCAATTACTACCAGCCGGGCGAATTCATGCGCCAACCGGAGCTAGCCCGAACCCTGGAACGGATCGCCGATAATCCCGACAGCTTCTATCACGGCGACCTGGCCCGCGATGTCGCTCGCGCGGTGCGCAGCGGCGGAGGCATCCTCACCGAGCGCGACCTTGCCACCTACGAAGTGAAAGAACGCGAGCCAGTTACCGGAACCTATAAGGGATATACTGTCATCAGCGCGCCCCCGCCTTCTTCCGGCGGAGTCGCCTTGATCGAAGCCCTGAATATCCTGGAAGGCTACAATCTCTCCCGGCTCGGCGATCGCGCCCCGGCGGAGATGCACCTGATCGTCGAAGCTTACCGGCGCGCCTACATGGACCGGGCCGATTACCTCGGCGATCCAGATTTTGCCAGCCTGCCGGTCGACCAGTTGATCGACAAGAAATATGCGACGGCTTGGCGAACGGGAATCGAGGTCGATCAGGCGACCCCCTCATCGACTCTGCGTAGACCAGCTGGCTTTCTGCCCCCGCCACCCAAAGAGGAAAAAACGCCCGATCACGTCAACACCACGCATTATTCGGTCGTCGATGCCGAAGGCAACGCCGCCTCGGTAACCACTACGCTGAACAATTCCTTCGGGTCAGCGGCGACCGCCGAGGGACTTGGCTTTCTGTTGAACGACGAGATGGATGACTTCGCCGCCAAACAGGGTGTACCCAATTTGTACGGTCTGATTCAAGGACCAGCCAACGCGATCGCTCCAGGCAAGCGTCCTTTGTCCAGCATGACTCCGACCATTGTCCTGAAAGACGGCAAGCTCAGCATGGTGCTTGGATCTCCCGGAGGAGGGCGCATCATTACTACCGTCGCCAACATCTTCCTTAGCGTTGCCGAGGAAGGCCTCAACATCCAGCAGGCGGTGGATGCCCCGCGATTTCATCACCAATACCTGCCCGACGTCCTCGATCTCGAGCCCGGATTCTCCGCGGCGACAACTGCAGGCCTGCAGGCCCTCGGCTACTCGCTTGATACCACCGAGCAATCCTGGAGCGATGGCGAATGCATCTTCGTCAACCCACACACCGGATTTTTGGAAGGAGGTCAGGACCACCGCCACACCTACGGCAAGGCCGCCGGGTACTGACACCGGCCCGGGATTCAACGGGATGAGAAGATAGAATGCAGCCTGCATGAAGGCTGAAGATTGAGTTGACTATGCTGAAGGCCATTTCTACCCATGTTTTTCTTCGTCAGCGGCTTCATCCGGGCCTGCTCGATTCTCTTGCCAGAAGCGGTGCGGAAGCGATCGAGGTTTTCGCCGCCCGTCAGCACTTCGATTACACCAGCAAGACCCATGTGAATGAAATTGCGGATTGGTTTCGTTCGAACACGGTGACCCCGTTCTCGATCCACGCTCCGCTTTACTTCGACCATGACATGGGCCGCGCCGGAGCACCGGCGGTCAATGTGGCCCATCCCGAGAAAACCCGGCGCATCGACTCCATGGACGAGATCAAACGCGCCATCGAAGTCGCCGAACAGATCCCGCTGAAGTACATCGTCATCCATCTCGGTGAGCGGCACGATACCTGGAGCCCCCGGACCCTTGAGCACGCACTCACGGCGCTCGAGCACCTACGCGCTTTCGCCAGCCCGCTCGGCGTCAAGTTAAATGTCGAGAACATCCTCAACGAGGTCACCCAGGCGGAACACATCCTCGAGATCCTGAGGATCGGCCATTTTTCCGACATTGGCGTTTGCCTCGATACGGGACACGCCCACATCAGCGGCGGAGTCGATCAAGTCGTCGGCGAACTCAAACAGCACATTCGCTCCTCCCATATTCACGACAACCACGGCGAGAAAGACGAACACCTCTGGCCCGGTGACGGAACCGTCGAATGGCCTAAGGCGATGGCGGAACTACAATCCTCTCAGGCTCTGGAGGCGGCCGTGCTCGAAATCCACTATGCCCTCGAAGACGCCGCCGAGGCCGTCGCCGCCAAGGCCAAAGAAGCCTTCGCTAAGCTCCTTCCCTAGGCTCCCCCAATTGCAATGAGCCCCTGGCTGCAATAAGCGATGCAGAAAGAACCAAAAATTATGCCGGAACAAACAAATCCAGAATCCGTAACCACCATTGCGACATCTCCATCGGTTGCCACGATCGCCGCCATCGGCGCCCACGAAGGCCAGACCGTCACCCTTCGCGGATGGCTCTACGCCTTAAGAGAGAGCGGCAAGCTGCTCTTCCCGATCTTTCGCGACGGCACCGGTACCATCCAGGGCATCGTGCCAAAGGCCGCCGTTTCCGCGGAGACCTTCGAGACGATCCGCCAGTTGACTCAGGAGTCGAGCGTCATCGTCACCGGCAAGGTCCGCGCCGACAAGCGCGCCCCCGGCGGCTATGAACTCGATGTCGAAGCAGTCGAAGTCCTCCAGCGCGTTCCCGAAGACGACCCTTTCCCCATCACCCGTAAGGAACACGGCGTCGACTTCCTCATGGAGCATCGTCATCTCTGGATCCGCACGCCTCGGCAGTCGGCCATCCTGCGCATCCGTGCCGAGATCATCAAAGCGGCGCGCGACTATCTCGACGACAACGGCTTCATCCTTACCGATCCGCCAATCCTTACTCCAGCCGCGTGCGAAGGCACCAGCACGCTTTTCCCCGTCGATTATTTCGGAGACGAGGCCTACCTTACCCAGAGTGGCCAGCTCTACATTGAGAGCACCGCCCTGGCGCTGGGCAAGGTCTATTCCTTCGGACCAACCTTTCGCGCCGAGAAGTCGAAGACCCGCCGCCATTTGACTGAGTTCTGGATGGTCGAGCCAGAGATGGCCTACGCCGGTCTCGACGACCTCATGGCGCTCGCCGAACAATTCCTCAGCTTTATCGTCGAACGCGTCCTCACCCGGCGCGCCCTCGACATCGCCGTCCTCGGCCGCGACGTCGCCAAGCTCGAGGCCATCCGCGCCCCGTTCCCCCGGCTCAGCTACGACGACGCCGTGGCCATGCTTCACGAGGCCTACGAAAAAGGGCTGGCGCCCGAGCTCATCCAAAGCAAATTTGAATACGGCAACGACTTCGGCTCTCCCGATGAGACCTACTTATCGTCTCAGTTCGACCGGCCCCTGATGGTCCACCGCTATCCGGCTGCGGTCAAGGCCTTCTATATGGAGCCCGATCCCGAAAACTCGAAATATGCCCTCTGCGTCGACGTCCTCGCCCCCGAAGGCTACGGCGAAGTCATCGGCGGTTCGCAGCGTGTCGCTTCCTACGACCTGCTCGCAAAGCGGATCGAAGAACACCACCTTCCGCTCGACGCCTTCCAGTGGTACCTCGACTTGCGCCGCTACGGTTCCGTTCCTCACTCCGGCTTTGGCATGGGCATTGAGCGTGTCGTGGCCTGGATTTGCGGACTCGAGCATGTGCGCGAGACGATTCCTTTCGCGCGAACGCTCAACCGGATCTATCCATGAAGAACAGTCCCATGCGAGAGAATGATTCGACGGGCGATGCGGCGCCGCTATGATTCCGCTGAAACAACTCGCTGAGCTGCTGGAACTCGAACTGCGATGCGCCTCCGGTGATCCGGAGACCATCGCCGTCGTTTCCGTCTCGAGCATCGCCGCCGCCCAGCCAGACTCGCTCGTCTTCGCCACCGACTCCGCTTCCGCTGCGGCCGCGCTGAGTTCGAATGCCGCCGCCGTCCTGCTCTCCAACCAGCACCTTCCCAAGCAGGCCGCCCGGAAACCGCTGCTGCTTAGCGCGAACCCGAAGCTCGACTTCGCCCGCGCCGCCAACCTCCTGCGCCGCGAAGAGCGGCCAAGCGGCATTCATCCCGCCTCGGTGGTCGACGCCACCGCGTCCCTCGCAACCACCGCCTCGGTAGCCGCCTGTGCAGTCATCGCTGCCGGAGCAGTAGTCGGCGAACGCACCGTGATCGGAGAAGGCGCGGTCATCGGAGCAGGCGTGACCATCGGCGCCGATTGCCGCATCTATCCTCGCGTCGTCCTCTACCCCGGAACCCAGCTCGGCGATCGCGTCATCGTCCACGCCGGGGCCGTTCTCGGCAGCGATGGCTATGGTTACGTCCGTGACCCAGCCACCGGCGAATACCTGCAGTTCCCCCAACAAGGCAAGCTAATTATCGAGGACGACGTCGAAATCGGCGCCAACACCACCATCGATCGGGGCGCGCTCGATGCTACCGTCATCGGACGAGGCGCCAAGCTCGATAACCTCATTCATCTCGGCCACAACGTCATCATCGGCGAGAATGTGCTGATCGCCGCCCAGACCGGCATCTCCGGCTCGACCACCATTGGGAAGAATGCCATCATCGGCGGCCAGGTCGGCGTCGGCGATCACGCCCACATCGGCGAAAACGTCATCCTCGGCTC includes these proteins:
- the ispE gene encoding 4-(cytidine 5'-diphospho)-2-C-methyl-D-erythritol kinase; this translates as MTTLLSLLAAIYNQISMSTSIRSYSKINLGLAIGPTRPDGFHGLATLYQTLELHDLVTVDARLHPGETNSRISLACNHVGVPADSRNTAWRMVDKALARLGIAAEVHIAINKRLPVQGGLGAGSANAAAALIGLERELGLQLPGPDRLELAAEIGSDVPLFLIGGSVLGLGRGEEVYPLPDFSSWPCVIATPEVSVSTPQAFRDWDARVSASLTYDPASDRIRRLSRSLASAWSSPHSSGVSPQRGDLAEDPLLALVRTGFENDFEQVVFPQYPLLGDIKRILAVPDPEKPEQSALYAALSGSGSAVFGLYATTEAAKAAHLRLGKLGITAQITRTLPRAEYWCDKIADAAGA
- the ggt gene encoding gamma-glutamyltransferase, which translates into the protein MAVNRGKIPATMPSEFTAKGLLWTSLLAASPLLKAEAPPANYLSEQPAQTQHAMVVSIHHLAADAGVEILRQGGNAVDAAVATGFALAVVHPAAGNIGGGGFMLIRLHNGKSTFIDYREKAPLAATANMYLDAKGNVIPDASTIGYKAIGVPGSVAGMAYAEKKYGRLDLKRVMQPALRLARDGFVLSTEEAAELHEQDLARFPESRRIFQRDGNYYQPGEFMRQPELARTLERIADNPDSFYHGDLARDVARAVRSGGGILTERDLATYEVKEREPVTGTYKGYTVISAPPPSSGGVALIEALNILEGYNLSRLGDRAPAEMHLIVEAYRRAYMDRADYLGDPDFASLPVDQLIDKKYATAWRTGIEVDQATPSSTLRRPAGFLPPPPKEEKTPDHVNTTHYSVVDAEGNAASVTTTLNNSFGSAATAEGLGFLLNDEMDDFAAKQGVPNLYGLIQGPANAIAPGKRPLSSMTPTIVLKDGKLSMVLGSPGGGRIITTVANIFLSVAEEGLNIQQAVDAPRFHHQYLPDVLDLEPGFSAATTAGLQALGYSLDTTEQSWSDGECIFVNPHTGFLEGGQDHRHTYGKAAGY
- a CDS encoding sugar phosphate isomerase/epimerase family protein; translation: MLKAISTHVFLRQRLHPGLLDSLARSGAEAIEVFAARQHFDYTSKTHVNEIADWFRSNTVTPFSIHAPLYFDHDMGRAGAPAVNVAHPEKTRRIDSMDEIKRAIEVAEQIPLKYIVIHLGERHDTWSPRTLEHALTALEHLRAFASPLGVKLNVENILNEVTQAEHILEILRIGHFSDIGVCLDTGHAHISGGVDQVVGELKQHIRSSHIHDNHGEKDEHLWPGDGTVEWPKAMAELQSSQALEAAVLEIHYALEDAAEAVAAKAKEAFAKLLP
- the asnS gene encoding asparagine--tRNA ligase, coding for MPEQTNPESVTTIATSPSVATIAAIGAHEGQTVTLRGWLYALRESGKLLFPIFRDGTGTIQGIVPKAAVSAETFETIRQLTQESSVIVTGKVRADKRAPGGYELDVEAVEVLQRVPEDDPFPITRKEHGVDFLMEHRHLWIRTPRQSAILRIRAEIIKAARDYLDDNGFILTDPPILTPAACEGTSTLFPVDYFGDEAYLTQSGQLYIESTALALGKVYSFGPTFRAEKSKTRRHLTEFWMVEPEMAYAGLDDLMALAEQFLSFIVERVLTRRALDIAVLGRDVAKLEAIRAPFPRLSYDDAVAMLHEAYEKGLAPELIQSKFEYGNDFGSPDETYLSSQFDRPLMVHRYPAAVKAFYMEPDPENSKYALCVDVLAPEGYGEVIGGSQRVASYDLLAKRIEEHHLPLDAFQWYLDLRRYGSVPHSGFGMGIERVVAWICGLEHVRETIPFARTLNRIYP
- the lpxD gene encoding UDP-3-O-(3-hydroxymyristoyl)glucosamine N-acyltransferase: MIPLKQLAELLELELRCASGDPETIAVVSVSSIAAAQPDSLVFATDSASAAAALSSNAAAVLLSNQHLPKQAARKPLLLSANPKLDFARAANLLRREERPSGIHPASVVDATASLATTASVAACAVIAAGAVVGERTVIGEGAVIGAGVTIGADCRIYPRVVLYPGTQLGDRVIVHAGAVLGSDGYGYVRDPATGEYLQFPQQGKLIIEDDVEIGANTTIDRGALDATVIGRGAKLDNLIHLGHNVIIGENVLIAAQTGISGSTTIGKNAIIGGQVGVGDHAHIGENVILGSQAGVLPGKKLRATGGILWGTPAQPLQHILKELGLLRRLRRASQQEADGES